In one window of Arachis ipaensis cultivar K30076 chromosome B06, Araip1.1, whole genome shotgun sequence DNA:
- the LOC107604695 gene encoding 70 kDa peptidyl-prolyl isomerase, with protein sequence MAVSPPLPSQSLEAEFEAQNSESPLLQIGNDGLTKRVIRKGLTWQTPFFGDEVEVNFRGQVENGASLESSYDKGSSFRFKLGQCEVIKGWDEGVGSMKKGERAIFKMPPNLAYGEVGSPPLVPPNATLIFEIELLSWNTIRDLNGDGGIIKKILKEGDGWATPKDADEVLVKYEAMLESGMLVSNSDQGVEFNVSEGYLCPAMSVAVKTMRKGEVAELALKFSYGIIQNPDRIKEPDGFLQPDFKIITIKLELVSWKIVTDVTGDKKILKKIKKSGEGFDRPNEGSHVKVIYSCKQKDGTIIQKKGSEEEPFEFTIQEGQVPEGLERAIMTMKKAEQALVTISADYFSDNNSQGEGEDTPNNNNNSNNKVLYYEVELVDFVKEKPFWKMDNQEKLEACEKKKHDGNLMFKAENFRRASMEYEKAVKCIEFDHSFSEDEKSHADTLRLSCNLNNAACKLKLGDYTEASRLCTKVLEKDPLNVKALYRRCQAYLKTSDLEKAEVDIKRALIIDPNNRDIKVEYKELKLKQKEYNKYESNIFGTMFSRMS encoded by the exons ATGGCAGTGTCTCCTCCTCTTCCAAGCCAGTCTTTGGAAGCTGAATTTGAAGCTCAGAACTCTGAATCCCCACTCTTGCAAATTGGAAATGATGGCCTCACTAAACGTGTTATAAGGAAAGGTCTCACTTGGCAAACTCCATTCTTTGGAGACGAAGTTGAAG TTAATTTCAGAGGACAAGTTGAAAATGGAGCATCTCTTGAATCCAGTTATGATAAAGGGTCCTCGTTTCGTTTCAAATTAGGCCAAT GTGAAGTTATCAAGGGTTGGGATGAAGGAGTTGGGAGCATGAAGAAAGGGGAGAGAGCAATCTTCAAAATGCCACCTAACTTGGCGTATGGGGAAGTAGGGTCTCCACCACTGGTTCCTCCCAACGCGACTCTCATTTTCGAAATCGAATTGCTATCTTGGAATACCATTAGAGACTTGAATGGTGATGGAGGAATCATCAAAAAGATTCTAAAAGAGGGAGATGGATGGGCTACCCCTAAAGACGCTGATGAAGTTCTAG TGAAATATGAAGCAATGCTAGAGAGTGGCATGCTTGTCTCTAACTCTGACCAAGGTGTGGAATTTAATGTAAGTGAAG GCTATCTATGTCCTGCCATGAGTGTAGCAGTTAAGACCATGAGAAAGGGTGAGGTGGCAGAGCTAGCTTTGAAATTCTCTT ATGGAATCATTCAAAATCCAGATAGAATCAAGGAGCCTGATGGTTTTCTCCAACCGGATTTCAAGATAATAACCATCAAACTAGAGTTAGTATCATGGAAAATTGTGACCGATGTCACAGGCGATAAGAAAATATTGAAGAAAATTAAGAAAtctggtgaggggttcgatcgtcCCAACGAAGGATCTCATGTGAAAG TTATATATTCATGTAAACAAAAAGATGGAACAATTATTCAGAAGAAAGGATCAGAGGAAGAACCTTTTGAGTTCACAATTCAAGAAG gACAGGTGCCTGAGGGTCTAGAAAGAGCAATAATGACAATGAAAAAAGCAGAACAAGCTCTTGTGACTATCAGTGCTGATTATTTTAGTGACAACAATTCACAGGGAGAAGGAGAAGACACacctaacaataacaataatagtaataataaagtCCTTTACTATGAAGTTGAATTGGTTGATTTCGTTAAG GAGAAACCATTTTGGAAGATGGACAACCAAGAGAAATTAGAAGCTTGTGAGAAGAAGAAGCATGATGGGAATTTGATGTTTAAGGCTGAAAATTTCAGGCGTGCATCCATGGAATATGAAAAG GCTGTAAAATGCATAGAGTTTGATCATTCATTCAGTGAAGATGAGAAGAGTCATGCAGATACGTTACGGTTATCATGTAACTTGAATAATGCTGCTTGTAAACTCAAATTGGGGGACTACACTGAAGCTTCCAGATTATGCACAAAG GTACTAGAGAAAGACCCTTTAAATGTGAAGGCTCTATACAGAAGATGCCAAGCATACCTGAAAACATCAGATTTGGAGAAAGCTGAGGTTGATATTAAAAGAGCACTCATTATTGATCCAAATAACAG AGACATTAAAGTTGAGTACAAAGAGTTGAAGCTCAAGCAGAAGGAATACAATAAATATGAATCCAACATCTTCGGCACAATGTTTTCAAGGATGAGCTAG